A window of the Garra rufa chromosome 10, GarRuf1.0, whole genome shotgun sequence genome harbors these coding sequences:
- the cnpy1 gene encoding protein canopy-1 produces the protein MSPWIKHVCLVLVAVFMLPSTTESKRDEALYCSACMAIAEELNYSISQTDPKKTIHVGGFRLKPDGSLTDKKVPLARSETHLTELLDEVCNSMSDYALYEDPDTKEKSYKRFAPRANDGGNFPDFKNFKFDGPESSSALKFACESVVEELEDDIISLFASEADHVAKTLCSEVSGHCKSSVFQHSEL, from the exons ATGTCACCATGGATTAAACACGTTTGCCTTGTTCTTGTGGCAGTATTCATGTTGCCCAGTACAACAGAGTCAAAGAGAGATGAAGCATTGTACTGTTCAG cCTGCATGGCGATTGCAGAGGAGCTGAATTATTCAATAAGTCAAACTGATCCAAAAAAGACGATTCATGTTGGTGGATTCAGACTTAAACCCGATGGAAGTCTTACGGACAAAAAG GTTCCTCTTGCTAGGTCTGAGACTCACTTAACTGAACTGCTGGACGAAGTTTGCAATAGCATGAGCGATTATGCTCTCTATGAGGACCCGGACACCAAAGAAAAGAGCTACAAGAGATTTGCACCGAGAGCAAATGATGGCGGGAATTTTCCGGATTTCAAAAATTTTAAGTTTGATGGACCAGAGAGTTCCAGTGCCTTGAAGTTTGCT TGTGAAAGCGTTGTGGAAGAGCTGGAAGATGATATCATCTCTCTCTTCGCCAGTGAGGCAGACCATGTGGCCAAGACATTGTGCAGTGAAGTCTCAG GTCACTGTAAGAGCTCTGTTTTCCAGCACAGCGAACTTTAG